The proteins below come from a single Antennarius striatus isolate MH-2024 chromosome 18, ASM4005453v1, whole genome shotgun sequence genomic window:
- the LOC137612101 gene encoding alpha-amylase-like encodes MRLFILVAFFGLGLTQYNPHTKHGRTAIVHLFEWRWADIAAECERFLGPNGYGGVQISPPNEHIVLNEPWRPWWQRYQPVGYKLCSRSGSEDELRDMITRCNYVGVNIYVDAVINHMCGAGGGEGTHSSCGSWFSAGKRDFPSVPFSYWDFNDKKCTTGSGEIESYCDARQVRNCRLVSLLDLAMEKDYVRGKLADFMNNLIDMGVAGFRVDACKHMWPDDLSAVYDRLQNLNTKWFNNGSRPFIYQEVIDLGGEAITSRDYYRLGRVTEFRYGAKLGNVFRKWNGEKLFYTKNWGEGWDFMPDDKAIVFVDNHDNQRGHGAGGASIITFWDSRLYKMAVGYMLAHPYGVTRVMSSFRWNRNIVNGKDQNDWMGPPSHSDGSTKPVPINPDQTCGDGWVCEHRWRQIKNMVIFRNVVNGQPHSNWWDNQSNQVAFGRGNRGFIVFNNDDWDLDVILNTGMPEGTYCDVISGQKEGNKCTGKQIKVGDNGKAHFNISNRDEDPFVAIHANSKL; translated from the exons ATGAGGTTGTTCATTCTGGTAGCATTTTTTGGGCTTGGTCTCACCCAGTACAATCCTCATACCAAGCATGGCAGAACTGCTATTGTCCACCTGTTTGAGTGGCGTTGGGCAGACATCGCTGCAGAGTGTGAACGCTTTTTGGGTCCCAATGGCTATGGCGGAGTTCAG ATCTCTCCCCCAAATGAGCACATTGTCCTGAATGAGCCCTGGAGGCCCTGGTGGCAGAGATACCAGCCAGTCGGTTACAAACTTTGCTCAAGATCTGGCAGCGAGGATGAGCTGAGAGATATGATCACTAGATGCAACTACGTTGGA GTGAACATCTATGTAGATGCTGTCATCAACCACATGTGCGGtgctggaggtggagagggAACCCACTCTTCATGTGGGAGCTGGTTCAGTGCTGGCAAGAGGGATTTCCCCAGCGTCCCCTTTTCCTACTGGGATTTTAATGACAAGAAATGCACCACTGGCAGTGGTGAGATTGAGAGTTATTGTGATGCCAGACAG GTGCGTAATTGTCGTCTGGTTAGTCTGTTGGACCTTGCCATGGAGAAGGATTACGTCAGAGGCAAACTGGCTGATTTCATGAATAATCTGATCGACATGGGTGTGGCTGGATTTAGAGTGGATGCCTGTAAACACATGTGGCCTGATGACCTGTCTGCTGTCTACGATCGTCTGCAGAATCTCAACACCAAATGGTTCAATAATGGCTCAAGGCCTTTCATCTACCAAGAG GTTATTGATCTGGGGGGTGAGGCCATCACGTCTAGAGACTATTACCGTCTGGGAAGGGTGACTGAGTTCAGATATGGTGCCAAACTGGGAAATGTCTTCAGAAAATGGAATGGGGAGAAGCTGTTTTACACTAA GAATTGGGGAGAAGGATGGGATTTCATGCCAGATGACAAGGCAATTGTCTTTGTTGACAATCACGACAACCAGAGAGGTCATGGTGCTGGTGGTGCCTCCATCATTACCTTCTGGGACTCCAGACTATATAAGATGGCTGTTGGCTACATGTTGGCTCACCCTTATGGAGTTACTAGGGTGATGTCAAGCTTCAGATGGAACAGAAACATTGTCAATGGaaaa GATCAGAATGACTGGATGGGCCCTCCCAGCCATAGTGATGGATCCACCAAGCCTGTTCCCATTAACCCTGACCAAACCTGTGGAGATGGATGGGTGTGTGAGCACAGATGGCGTCAGATCAA GAACATGGTAATTTTCCGTAATGTGGTCAATGGTCAGCCTCATTCCAACTGGTGGGACAATCAGAGCAACCAGGTTGCTTTTGGACGTGGTAATCGAGGTTTCATTGTCTTCAACAATGATGACTG GGACCTGGATGTGATACTGAATACTGGCATGCCTGAGGGAACCTACTGTGATGTCATTTCTGGACAGAAGGAAGGAAACAAGTGCACCGGGAAGCAGATCAAAGTTGGTGACAATGGCAAAGCTCACTTCAACATTAGCAACAGAGATGAGGATCCCTTTGTTGCTATACATGCCAATTCCAAGTTGTAA